Proteins from a genomic interval of Scylla paramamosain isolate STU-SP2022 chromosome 26, ASM3559412v1, whole genome shotgun sequence:
- the LOC135113540 gene encoding molybdenum cofactor biosynthesis protein 1-like isoform X1 — MGTLGRQVTRGGSLWASRYTASSSTRVSTYSSTRDSHSKVGRVEALRAINPLPFSAFLTDSFGREHSYLRISLTEKCNLRCQYCMPEEGVSLTPKDSLLTSEEILRIARLFVSEGVDKVRLTGGEPMVRKDLTHIVESLSGLGVKQLGMTTNGLLLKRRLKDLQSAGLTHLNVSLDTLIPQKFELITRRRGWERVMEGIDVALDLGYSPVKINCVVMRGKNEEELTSFMELTRHKDIDVRFIEYMPFDGNKWDDRKMVSYREMLRHLQEAFPGLTKASDKPNDTSKAYKVPGFVGQIGFITSMSDNFCGSCNRLRLTADGNLKVCLFGAAEVSLRDAMRRGCADEELLEVVGAAVGRKRRQHAGMQNLARLKNRPMILIGTNLCVTSTYTTTPLHTVTCHTTATSHTPHHTAYATLHPALTTPHHATMQPRYVHTTSTTHTDIPDQPSIYRRQQRSKTSNTASSHISHRRTLDASGASGSQDHNAQFWHQFGHHHLINEPQMETEDQGEVKVKRLITTATEMNLSEVDCGIETQDQNNVKVQSSVTNENENLSENDPGIETLDQNKMKIQDSFTIEASKARKPEGNDKERTEATHNPSQPSTLTHVTTSGEARMVDVSGKAVTRREAVARAKVSLGAVAFQLVKENKAKKGDVLGVAHVAGIMAAKRTSELIPLCHSLPLDKVEVNLMLRESQGDEVSEIPVSEHVVVIEARAVTTGRTGVEMEALVAASVAALTVYDMCKAVSHAITISQVS; from the exons ATGGGTACTCTCGGGAGGCAGGTGACCCGGGGGGGAAGCCTCTGGGCCTCCAGATATACTGCCTCTTCCTCTACACGTGTCTCCACCTACTCCAGCACCCGTGACTCCCATAGCAAG gtgGGTCGAGTGGAAGCCCTGAGAGCCATCAACCCTCTCCCATTCTCTGCCTTCCTCACAGACTCCTTTGGGCGTGAACATTCCTATCTGAGAATTTCTCTCACTGAAAAATGTAACCTAAGAT GCCAGTACTGCATGCCAGAGGAGGGGGTGAGTCTGACACCAAAGGATAGCTTGCTCACCTCAGAGGAAATACTGAGGATAGCACGGCTGTTTGTGTCAGAGGGAGTGGACAAGGTGCGGCTGACAGGAGGCGAGCCAATGGTCAGGAAGGACCTCACACACATTGTTG AGTCGTTGTCAGGACTGGGTGTCAAGCAGCTGGGCATGACTACCAACGGCCTGCTGCTCAAGAGGCGTCTCAAGGACCTGCAGTCAGCCGGCCTCACACACCTCAATGTCTCCCTTGACACACTCATCCCACAAAAGTTTGAGCTGATCACTCGGCGCCGGGGGTGGGAGAGGGTCATGGAGGGCATCGATGTGGCCCTTGACCTCGGCTACTCCCCTGTCAAG ATCAACTGTGTAGTGATGCgagggaagaatgaggaggagctGACATCCTTCATGGAGCTGACGCGGCACAAAGATATTGATGTGCGCTTCATTGAGTACATGCCCTTCGATGGGAACAA GTGGGATGACCGCAAAATGGTGAGCTACAGGGAGATGCTGAGACACCTTCAGGAGGCCTTCCCAGGGCTCACCAAGGCCTCAGACAAGCCCAATGATACCTCCAAG GCATACAAGGTTCCTGGGTTTGTGGGTCAGATCGGCTTCATCACCTCCATGTCTGACAACTTCTGTGGCTCTTGCAACAGACTGAGGCTGACGGCTGACGGCAATCTCAAGGTGTGTCTCTTTGGAGCCGCCGAGGTCTCTCTCAG AGATGCAATGCGGAGAGGCTGTGCTGACGAGGAGCtgctggaggtggtgggggcagccgtgggcaggaagaggaggcagcaTGCAG GCATGCAGAACCTGGCTAGGCTGAAGAATCGGCCGATGATTCTAATCG GGACAAATTTGTGTGTCACTtccacctacaccaccacaccactacacaCAGTAACCTGTCATACTACTGCCACATCAcatacaccacaccacactgcctATGCCACACTACACCCtgccctcaccacaccacaccatgcCACAATGCAGCCCCGATATGtccacaccacctccaccacacacacagacataccaGACCAGCCCAGCATTTACAGAAGGCAGCAGAGGAGCAAGACTTCCAACACAGCCTCCTCTCACATCTCTCACAGAAGGACCTTGGATGCTTCTGGTGCTTCAGGCTCCCAGGACCACAATGCACAATTCTGGCACCAGtttggccaccaccacctcattaaTGAACCTCAAATGGAAACAGAGGATCAGGGTGAGGTGAAAGTTAAGAGATTAATAACTACTGCCACAGAAATGAACCTGAGTGAAGTTGACTGTGGAATAGAAACACAAGATCAGAATAATGTGAAAGTTCAGAGTTCAGTAACCAACGAAAATGAGAACCTGAGTGAAAATGACCCTGGAATAGAAACGCTGGAccaaaacaagatgaaaattcAGGATTCCTTCACTATAGAAGCAAGTAAAGCAAGGAAGCCAGAAGGAAATGacaaagagagaacagaagcaACACACAACCCATCCCAGCCCAGCACCCTCACACACGTCACCACCTCAGGAGAAGCACGGATGGTGGACGTGAGTGGCAAGGCCGTGACGCGCCGGGAAGCCGTGGCACGTGCCAAGGTGTCCCTGGGAGCTGTGGCCTTCCAGCtggtgaaggaaaacaaggctAAGAAGGGAGATGTTCTTGGCGTGGCACATGTTGCAGGAATCATGGCAGCTAAGAGGACATCTGAGCTTATCCCCTTGTGCCACTCCCTTCCTTTAGACAAGGTGGAGGTTAActtaatgctgagagagagccAGGGAGATGAGGTGTCAGAGATTCCAGTGTCAGAGCATGTAGTGGTGATAGAGGCCAGGGCAGTGACGACCGGACGCACGGGAGTGGAAATGGAGGCACTGGTAGCAGCATCTGTGGCAGCGCTCACTGTGTATGACATGTGCAAGGCAGTGTCCCATGCCATCACCATATCACAG GTATCATAA
- the LOC135113540 gene encoding molybdenum cofactor biosynthesis protein 1-like isoform X2: MGTLGRQVTRGGSLWASRYTASSSTRVSTYSSTRDSHSKVGRVEALRAINPLPFSAFLTDSFGREHSYLRISLTEKCNLRCQYCMPEEGVSLTPKDSLLTSEEILRIARLFVSEGVDKVRLTGGEPMVRKDLTHIVESLSGLGVKQLGMTTNGLLLKRRLKDLQSAGLTHLNVSLDTLIPQKFELITRRRGWERVMEGIDVALDLGYSPVKINCVVMRGKNEEELTSFMELTRHKDIDVRFIEYMPFDGNKWDDRKMVSYREMLRHLQEAFPGLTKASDKPNDTSKAYKVPGFVGQIGFITSMSDNFCGSCNRLRLTADGNLKVCLFGAAEVSLRDAMRRGCADEELLEVVGAAVGRKRRQHAGMQNLARLKNRPMILIGTNLCVTSTYTTTPLHTVTCHTTATSHTPHHTAYATLHPALTTPHHATMQPRYVHTTSTTHTDIPDQPSIYRRQQRSKTSNTASSHISHRRTLDASGASGSQDHNAQFWHQFGHHHLINEPQMETEDQGEVKVKRLITTATEMNLSEVDCGIETQDQNNVKVQSSVTNENENLSENDPGIETLDQNKMKIQDSFTIEASKARKPEGNDKERTEATHNPSQPSTLTHVTTSGEARMVDVSGKAVTRREAVARAKVSLGAVAFQLVKENKAKKGDVLGVAHVAGIMAAKRTSELIPLCHSLPLDKVEVNLMLRESQGDEVSEIPVSEHVVVIEARAVTTGRTGVEMEALVAASVAALTVYDMCKAVSHAITISQVRLVSKSGGKSDYFARG; encoded by the exons ATGGGTACTCTCGGGAGGCAGGTGACCCGGGGGGGAAGCCTCTGGGCCTCCAGATATACTGCCTCTTCCTCTACACGTGTCTCCACCTACTCCAGCACCCGTGACTCCCATAGCAAG gtgGGTCGAGTGGAAGCCCTGAGAGCCATCAACCCTCTCCCATTCTCTGCCTTCCTCACAGACTCCTTTGGGCGTGAACATTCCTATCTGAGAATTTCTCTCACTGAAAAATGTAACCTAAGAT GCCAGTACTGCATGCCAGAGGAGGGGGTGAGTCTGACACCAAAGGATAGCTTGCTCACCTCAGAGGAAATACTGAGGATAGCACGGCTGTTTGTGTCAGAGGGAGTGGACAAGGTGCGGCTGACAGGAGGCGAGCCAATGGTCAGGAAGGACCTCACACACATTGTTG AGTCGTTGTCAGGACTGGGTGTCAAGCAGCTGGGCATGACTACCAACGGCCTGCTGCTCAAGAGGCGTCTCAAGGACCTGCAGTCAGCCGGCCTCACACACCTCAATGTCTCCCTTGACACACTCATCCCACAAAAGTTTGAGCTGATCACTCGGCGCCGGGGGTGGGAGAGGGTCATGGAGGGCATCGATGTGGCCCTTGACCTCGGCTACTCCCCTGTCAAG ATCAACTGTGTAGTGATGCgagggaagaatgaggaggagctGACATCCTTCATGGAGCTGACGCGGCACAAAGATATTGATGTGCGCTTCATTGAGTACATGCCCTTCGATGGGAACAA GTGGGATGACCGCAAAATGGTGAGCTACAGGGAGATGCTGAGACACCTTCAGGAGGCCTTCCCAGGGCTCACCAAGGCCTCAGACAAGCCCAATGATACCTCCAAG GCATACAAGGTTCCTGGGTTTGTGGGTCAGATCGGCTTCATCACCTCCATGTCTGACAACTTCTGTGGCTCTTGCAACAGACTGAGGCTGACGGCTGACGGCAATCTCAAGGTGTGTCTCTTTGGAGCCGCCGAGGTCTCTCTCAG AGATGCAATGCGGAGAGGCTGTGCTGACGAGGAGCtgctggaggtggtgggggcagccgtgggcaggaagaggaggcagcaTGCAG GCATGCAGAACCTGGCTAGGCTGAAGAATCGGCCGATGATTCTAATCG GGACAAATTTGTGTGTCACTtccacctacaccaccacaccactacacaCAGTAACCTGTCATACTACTGCCACATCAcatacaccacaccacactgcctATGCCACACTACACCCtgccctcaccacaccacaccatgcCACAATGCAGCCCCGATATGtccacaccacctccaccacacacacagacataccaGACCAGCCCAGCATTTACAGAAGGCAGCAGAGGAGCAAGACTTCCAACACAGCCTCCTCTCACATCTCTCACAGAAGGACCTTGGATGCTTCTGGTGCTTCAGGCTCCCAGGACCACAATGCACAATTCTGGCACCAGtttggccaccaccacctcattaaTGAACCTCAAATGGAAACAGAGGATCAGGGTGAGGTGAAAGTTAAGAGATTAATAACTACTGCCACAGAAATGAACCTGAGTGAAGTTGACTGTGGAATAGAAACACAAGATCAGAATAATGTGAAAGTTCAGAGTTCAGTAACCAACGAAAATGAGAACCTGAGTGAAAATGACCCTGGAATAGAAACGCTGGAccaaaacaagatgaaaattcAGGATTCCTTCACTATAGAAGCAAGTAAAGCAAGGAAGCCAGAAGGAAATGacaaagagagaacagaagcaACACACAACCCATCCCAGCCCAGCACCCTCACACACGTCACCACCTCAGGAGAAGCACGGATGGTGGACGTGAGTGGCAAGGCCGTGACGCGCCGGGAAGCCGTGGCACGTGCCAAGGTGTCCCTGGGAGCTGTGGCCTTCCAGCtggtgaaggaaaacaaggctAAGAAGGGAGATGTTCTTGGCGTGGCACATGTTGCAGGAATCATGGCAGCTAAGAGGACATCTGAGCTTATCCCCTTGTGCCACTCCCTTCCTTTAGACAAGGTGGAGGTTAActtaatgctgagagagagccAGGGAGATGAGGTGTCAGAGATTCCAGTGTCAGAGCATGTAGTGGTGATAGAGGCCAGGGCAGTGACGACCGGACGCACGGGAGTGGAAATGGAGGCACTGGTAGCAGCATCTGTGGCAGCGCTCACTGTGTATGACATGTGCAAGGCAGTGTCCCATGCCATCACCATATCACAGGTGCGCCTCGTCTCTAAGTCAGGTGGGAAGAGTGACTACTTTGCCAGggggtga